Proteins encoded within one genomic window of Akkermansiaceae bacterium:
- a CDS encoding threonylcarbamoyl-AMP synthase, producing MKDAVREAASLLRAGETVGLPTETVYGLAADAFNPDAVAKVFSAKERPSFDPLIVHIASRGDLKRVAVVPDDILETVNKLTSAFWPGPLTLILPKHADVPDLVTSGLPTVAVRQSAHPIFRAVNKELGNPIAAPSANRFGSISPTSASAVVKELGGKIPLVVDGGACSEGVESTIISIEPREGKKPVFRLHRAGPITKEQLQDFGKVEKVKSISESAPQAPGQLASHYAPRTPLILLEDISSFQPEEGKKYGLIAYRGEDDSDYVNLHDWEQVESLSPGSGKLAEAAIRLFFVMRLMDEAGLDCIVAEPVSETGLGVAIMDRLRRAAAK from the coding sequence ATGAAGGACGCCGTGCGCGAGGCAGCCTCCCTGCTGCGCGCCGGGGAAACCGTCGGCCTGCCCACGGAGACCGTCTATGGCCTGGCCGCGGATGCCTTCAATCCGGATGCCGTCGCGAAGGTCTTCTCCGCGAAGGAGCGGCCTTCGTTTGATCCGCTCATCGTCCACATCGCCTCCCGTGGCGACCTGAAGCGGGTGGCCGTCGTCCCGGATGACATCCTGGAAACGGTCAACAAGCTCACCTCCGCCTTCTGGCCCGGCCCGCTCACCCTCATCCTGCCGAAACATGCGGACGTCCCGGATCTGGTCACCAGCGGCCTGCCCACCGTGGCGGTCCGCCAGAGCGCGCACCCCATTTTCCGCGCGGTGAACAAGGAACTCGGCAATCCCATCGCCGCGCCCAGCGCCAACCGTTTCGGCAGCATCTCCCCCACCTCCGCCTCCGCGGTGGTGAAGGAGCTGGGCGGAAAAATCCCCCTCGTCGTCGATGGCGGAGCGTGCAGCGAAGGTGTGGAAAGCACCATCATCTCCATCGAGCCGCGCGAAGGAAAGAAGCCCGTTTTCCGCCTGCACCGCGCCGGCCCGATCACCAAGGAACAGCTCCAGGATTTCGGCAAGGTGGAGAAAGTGAAAAGCATCTCCGAAAGCGCGCCGCAAGCTCCCGGACAACTGGCCAGCCACTACGCGCCGCGCACCCCCCTCATCCTGCTGGAGGACATTTCTTCATTCCAACCGGAGGAGGGAAAGAAATACGGCCTCATCGCCTACCGCGGCGAGGATGACAGCGACTACGTGAACCTCCACGACTGGGAACAGGTGGAAAGCCTCAGTCCCGGCAGCGGGAAGCTCGCGGAGGCCGCCATCCGGCTGTTCTTCGTCATGCGCCTGATGGATGAGGCGGGGCTCGACTGCATCGTCGCCGAGCCCGTCAGCGAAACCGGGCTGGGTGTGGCGATCATGGACCGCCTCCGCCGCGCCGCGGCGAAGTGA
- a CDS encoding potassium channel protein yields the protein MKSFAAVIAAFLGNRSSRSNLKTLGRLLALLLFLITIYSVLFHVLMEREGKDYSWITGLYWTLTVMSTLGFGDITFKSDAGMVFSIVVLVSGVMFLLVILPFTFIEFFYEPWMKAQAAARAPKELPESTKGHVIFTCHDPITAALIPMLEKYGHSYVVLTPHITEALEFYEQGVKVAVGELDDPETYRRMRLKKAAVLVATRSDVLNTNITFSAREESEDVPIVASATTEASRDMLELAGATEVMRLEQVMAKALARRVIGNDAAAHVIGQAGGLVIAEASVAGTRLVGGTVASSGIRGDSGLSVVGIWDHGKLRTVDPDTVIEQDMVLVLAGTEEQIEAYNSVFRLPNPQRSLVLIVGGGRVGRITSKVLQEAGVQSVIIEKVPERVGAFPDAVIGDATQMETLKAARAREAKTVIITTHDDDLNISLTIFFRRLRESFQIISRCTLERNVRTLHRAGADLVLSSATMGANTIFNLVREDDNLLLAEGVLIFPTPVPAILAGRRLADCAIRTQTGCTVIAVEHEGKRVVNPDPFITLPEGGILLLIGTLEAEEKFLRDYKPDLAPESMRRKWRRNG from the coding sequence ATGAAATCCTTCGCCGCCGTCATCGCCGCATTCCTCGGCAACCGGAGCAGCCGCTCGAACCTCAAGACGCTGGGGCGTCTGCTCGCACTGCTGCTGTTCCTGATCACCATCTACAGCGTGCTCTTCCATGTCCTGATGGAACGGGAGGGGAAGGATTACTCCTGGATCACCGGCCTCTATTGGACGCTCACCGTCATGTCCACGCTCGGCTTCGGCGACATTACTTTCAAAAGCGATGCGGGGATGGTGTTCTCCATCGTCGTGCTGGTGTCCGGAGTGATGTTCCTGCTGGTGATCCTGCCGTTCACCTTCATCGAGTTTTTCTATGAGCCATGGATGAAGGCGCAGGCGGCGGCCCGTGCGCCGAAGGAACTGCCGGAGTCCACCAAGGGACACGTCATTTTCACCTGCCATGATCCCATCACCGCCGCGCTGATCCCGATGCTGGAGAAATACGGCCACTCCTACGTGGTGCTGACCCCGCACATCACGGAGGCGCTCGAGTTCTACGAGCAGGGGGTGAAGGTGGCGGTGGGGGAGCTGGACGATCCGGAGACCTACCGGCGCATGCGGTTGAAAAAAGCCGCGGTGCTGGTGGCGACGAGGTCCGACGTTCTCAATACCAACATCACCTTCAGCGCGCGGGAAGAGTCCGAGGATGTGCCCATCGTGGCCTCCGCGACCACCGAGGCATCGCGGGACATGCTGGAACTCGCGGGAGCGACAGAGGTCATGAGGCTGGAGCAGGTCATGGCAAAGGCGCTCGCCCGGCGCGTGATCGGGAATGACGCCGCCGCCCACGTGATCGGCCAGGCGGGTGGTCTGGTCATCGCCGAGGCCAGCGTCGCGGGGACGAGACTGGTGGGGGGCACCGTGGCCTCCAGCGGGATCCGTGGGGATTCCGGCTTGAGTGTGGTTGGCATATGGGATCACGGAAAGCTGCGAACGGTGGACCCGGACACGGTGATCGAGCAGGACATGGTGCTCGTCCTTGCCGGGACGGAGGAGCAGATCGAAGCCTACAACTCCGTGTTCCGCCTGCCGAACCCCCAGCGCTCGCTGGTGCTGATCGTGGGTGGCGGGCGCGTGGGGAGGATCACCAGCAAGGTGCTGCAGGAGGCGGGCGTGCAGTCCGTCATCATCGAGAAGGTTCCGGAGCGGGTGGGAGCGTTTCCTGATGCCGTGATTGGTGACGCGACCCAGATGGAAACGCTAAAGGCGGCCCGTGCCAGGGAGGCGAAGACCGTGATCATCACCACCCATGACGATGACCTCAACATCTCCCTGACCATCTTTTTCCGCAGGCTGCGGGAGAGCTTCCAGATCATCTCCCGCTGCACGCTGGAGCGCAACGTGCGGACCCTGCACCGTGCGGGCGCTGACCTGGTGCTGTCGTCCGCGACCATGGGAGCGAACACCATTTTCAATCTGGTGCGGGAGGACGACAACCTGCTCCTCGCGGAAGGCGTGCTCATTTTCCCCACACCCGTGCCAGCGATCCTCGCGGGCAGGAGACTGGCGGACTGCGCCATCCGCACCCAGACCGGTTGCACGGTGATCGCTGTGGAACATGAAGGGAAACGTGTGGTGAATCCGGATCCGTTCATCACCCTGCCGGAGGGGGGCATCCTCCTGCTGATCGGCACGCTGGAGGCGGAGGAAAAGTTCCTGCGCGACTACAAGCCGGACCTCGCCCCGGAGAGCATGCGCCGGAAGTGGCGGCGGAATGGATGA
- a CDS encoding tetratricopeptide repeat protein — translation MRRVAPASLLVLLSCGPFFYQAPPDIGQYPQRLAVKRWSQLFDETSPANPSLPTAQELDATCRALPATLTPLTAKQRLEKIDRLLSENRGGDYSSARANFLHELRELVENPEAFSAAAPYLRWRTTPVSIPPIPPTRKPWDMGDDEFAQLHRNYAEAIRLQDEELDKLAGEGTPLMMPYWLTRQGAVQFQRGRYKEGAELLGRVIAEHPGHPRAEAAAILRARCLIEQSRQLRRFPAKPADGEDFPTSPPPEVEVLLGEADDMLQAYLENHPKGRFVPDAHGWLGATAYDRGQYGAAMGHQLDRLKLQPTREITRTVLRECDLIFSKQMADASPDLEDPWLDPEKDFNAAVVASHPVVTRLFLQHALDPAGTLSLADFRRLTGDNTEGDRRLIRAFGDRIFRPKKFVRAALRALEEEILKKSSADDPVILHLLAWSATEAGEHEQALALAKRLPPQAAATDEAAYAKAVILQRAGHHAQAADTFRSLAADHPESPLLVDQPFRLAMSLARSGRAGEAILTLLPEPYDQESHDAPVLRSSQEITQWLDTLLQFAPLDELEAPLAGMPADDRRTTLLKCAVRVRAIASHDFARAAKYLTSQAPEPFVEWDPTADRNPGQLAMDEAAWSEKVAPLADLYRKLDQAAEGDKPAIHLAIANHWMQHRGALTLPLNGALYYANSEEEKLDLLRRRNALHYGYQAAAVNAELDSRDEATHALEHALKAAESKSTAISAPALELANHCLFRRAEYSLYQRSRALETDATALSHQLHKRLTETHPRSAEAKRSVAFTFRPAVGPWMPGDYNSYNAAATIMEVISGTRINRWDDRNEEAVIAGEKIAALPERFLALDPATSLPAIRKNLKAARDELFKLRRKTGGDDPAAIIAVADRLDDLLAAASPDGITTEDFLAYANNRRPLPPAFDSLLDFRKRVTVKEDDTQPANDTIHGWQEFLDRYPDSPKAEAASFRLTRLIARNYRRRTQVRAFHFPEAPIPGGYKRIDIRRLDPTGDAGDVLAAIGNHEMRFPDARYQADLNLLRAGALIDLEQFDEALPLLNGILADPGQGDLHTLAALNFCDIAQRLLEPSTREKPLAALRADGQALTVLRLLVKGDTFLSRLQPMDL, via the coding sequence ATGCGGCGCGTCGCTCCGGCCAGTCTTCTGGTCCTTCTTTCCTGCGGTCCGTTCTTCTATCAGGCACCTCCTGATATCGGACAGTATCCCCAACGGCTCGCCGTGAAACGGTGGAGCCAGTTGTTCGACGAAACCTCCCCCGCCAACCCCTCGCTTCCCACCGCGCAGGAGTTGGACGCCACCTGCCGCGCACTGCCAGCGACCCTCACGCCTCTGACGGCCAAGCAGCGATTGGAGAAGATCGACCGGCTGCTTTCCGAAAACCGTGGCGGCGACTATTCCTCCGCCCGCGCCAACTTCCTGCACGAGCTGCGCGAGCTGGTGGAAAACCCGGAAGCCTTTTCCGCCGCAGCCCCCTATCTCCGGTGGCGCACCACCCCTGTCTCCATCCCGCCGATCCCTCCCACCCGCAAGCCGTGGGACATGGGGGATGATGAGTTCGCCCAACTGCACCGCAACTACGCGGAGGCGATCCGCCTGCAGGATGAGGAGCTCGACAAACTGGCGGGCGAAGGCACGCCGCTGATGATGCCCTACTGGTTGACGCGCCAGGGAGCCGTCCAGTTCCAGCGCGGGAGATACAAGGAAGGCGCGGAGCTTCTCGGCAGGGTGATCGCGGAGCATCCCGGTCATCCGCGGGCGGAGGCCGCCGCCATCCTGCGCGCGCGTTGCCTGATCGAACAGTCCCGCCAACTGAGACGCTTTCCCGCCAAACCAGCGGACGGCGAAGATTTCCCGACCTCGCCGCCCCCTGAAGTGGAGGTGCTGCTTGGTGAGGCGGATGACATGCTGCAAGCCTACCTGGAGAATCATCCGAAAGGCCGCTTCGTTCCGGATGCCCACGGCTGGCTGGGCGCGACCGCCTACGACCGCGGCCAGTATGGCGCGGCAATGGGGCACCAGCTTGATCGGCTGAAACTCCAGCCCACCCGTGAGATCACGCGCACGGTGCTGCGGGAGTGTGATCTGATTTTCAGCAAGCAGATGGCCGATGCCTCTCCCGATCTGGAAGATCCGTGGCTGGACCCGGAGAAAGATTTCAACGCCGCCGTGGTCGCCAGCCATCCGGTGGTGACGCGCCTTTTCCTCCAGCACGCGCTGGATCCGGCCGGGACGCTTTCGCTGGCGGATTTCCGCAGGCTCACGGGCGACAACACCGAGGGCGACCGGCGGTTGATCCGCGCCTTCGGCGACCGGATCTTCCGGCCGAAGAAATTCGTGAGGGCTGCCCTGCGGGCACTGGAGGAGGAGATCCTGAAAAAGTCCTCTGCGGATGATCCGGTGATCCTCCACCTGCTGGCATGGTCCGCCACCGAGGCGGGCGAGCATGAGCAGGCGCTGGCACTGGCGAAAAGACTTCCGCCTCAAGCCGCCGCCACGGATGAGGCCGCCTATGCGAAGGCCGTCATCCTTCAGCGGGCGGGCCATCATGCGCAGGCAGCGGACACTTTCCGCTCCCTCGCGGCGGATCACCCGGAAAGCCCGCTGCTGGTGGACCAGCCGTTCCGGCTGGCGATGTCCCTCGCGCGCTCCGGCAGGGCGGGAGAAGCGATCCTCACCCTCCTCCCTGAACCTTACGATCAGGAAAGCCATGATGCGCCCGTTCTGCGTTCGTCGCAAGAGATCACCCAGTGGCTGGACACGTTGCTCCAGTTCGCCCCGCTGGATGAACTGGAAGCACCATTGGCAGGCATGCCTGCGGATGACCGGCGCACGACGCTGCTGAAGTGCGCGGTCCGGGTGCGGGCCATCGCCTCGCATGACTTCGCCCGTGCCGCGAAGTACCTGACCAGCCAAGCCCCGGAACCATTCGTGGAATGGGACCCGACCGCCGACCGGAACCCCGGGCAGCTGGCGATGGATGAGGCGGCATGGAGCGAAAAAGTGGCTCCCTTGGCCGATCTCTACCGTAAACTCGACCAAGCCGCCGAAGGCGACAAACCCGCCATCCACCTGGCCATTGCCAACCACTGGATGCAGCACCGCGGAGCACTCACGTTGCCGCTGAACGGGGCGCTCTACTATGCGAACAGTGAAGAGGAAAAACTGGATCTGCTGCGCCGCAGGAATGCCCTCCACTACGGCTACCAGGCCGCCGCCGTGAATGCCGAACTCGACTCCCGCGATGAAGCCACCCACGCGCTGGAGCACGCATTGAAAGCAGCGGAGAGCAAATCCACCGCCATCTCCGCACCCGCGCTGGAACTGGCGAACCACTGTCTTTTCCGCCGCGCCGAATACTCCCTCTACCAGCGGTCGCGGGCACTGGAAACCGACGCCACCGCCCTTTCCCACCAACTCCACAAGCGGCTCACGGAAACCCATCCGCGGAGCGCGGAGGCGAAACGCTCCGTAGCCTTCACCTTCCGCCCTGCGGTGGGTCCATGGATGCCGGGCGACTACAACTCCTACAACGCGGCTGCGACCATCATGGAAGTGATCTCCGGCACGCGCATCAACCGCTGGGATGACCGGAATGAGGAGGCCGTGATCGCCGGGGAAAAGATCGCCGCATTGCCGGAGCGTTTCCTGGCGCTGGATCCGGCAACCTCACTCCCCGCCATCCGCAAGAATCTCAAGGCAGCGCGCGACGAACTGTTCAAATTGCGCAGGAAAACCGGCGGAGATGACCCGGCGGCGATCATCGCCGTCGCGGACCGGCTCGATGACTTGCTCGCCGCCGCCTCACCAGACGGGATCACGACGGAGGACTTCCTCGCCTACGCGAACAACCGCAGGCCGCTGCCTCCGGCTTTCGACAGCCTGCTGGATTTCCGCAAGCGGGTGACGGTGAAGGAGGATGATACCCAACCAGCCAATGACACGATCCATGGCTGGCAGGAATTCCTCGACCGCTACCCGGACAGCCCGAAGGCGGAGGCGGCGTCCTTCCGGCTCACACGCCTGATCGCACGGAACTACCGGCGCCGCACGCAGGTGAGGGCGTTCCATTTTCCCGAAGCACCGATCCCCGGAGGCTACAAGCGCATCGACATCCGCCGGCTCGATCCCACCGGGGATGCGGGGGACGTTCTGGCGGCCATCGGCAACCATGAGATGCGCTTCCCGGACGCACGCTACCAAGCGGATCTCAATCTGCTGCGCGCAGGAGCACTCATCGATCTGGAGCAATTCGATGAAGCACTCCCGCTGCTGAATGGCATCCTGGCGGATCCCGGGCAGGGTGACCTGCATACGCTGGCCGCGCTGAATTTCTGCGACATCGCCCAGCGGCTGCTGGAACCCTCCACACGGGAAAAGCCGCTGGCCGCACTGCGCGCGGACGGACAGGCCCTGACGGTGCTGCGGCTGCTGGTGAAGGGTGACACCTTCCTCAGCAGGTTGCAGCCGATGGACCTCTGA
- a CDS encoding type II toxin-antitoxin system RelE/ParE family toxin, giving the protein MHHRIEFTRHADSDSTQAYEWYEAQEEGAGRYFSRRLIELIELIGDQPLSFPASHRSFRKGLMKNFPYAVYFQICGDKIVIAAIIHGARNPRLTAQLLRRPR; this is encoded by the coding sequence GTGCATCATAGGATCGAGTTCACACGTCATGCGGACTCGGATTCCACCCAAGCTTACGAATGGTATGAAGCTCAGGAAGAAGGTGCCGGACGCTATTTTAGCAGGCGGCTGATCGAACTCATCGAGTTGATCGGAGATCAGCCCCTTTCGTTCCCAGCAAGCCACCGGAGCTTCCGGAAGGGGTTGATGAAAAATTTCCCATATGCCGTGTATTTCCAGATTTGCGGAGACAAAATTGTGATTGCCGCGATCATTCACGGAGCCAGAAATCCCCGTCTCACAGCGCAACTTCTGAGACGCCCCAGATAA
- a CDS encoding shikimate kinase, protein MNLQEPLPKNLILIGFMGSGKSTVGRELHSRLGYELVDMDTVIEQREGRPISRIFEEKGEEYFRDLETGLLKELHECHSGVRRIISTGGGVVGREENRRLLRNMGYVVWLHAPVDVVYERTSRNRERPLLQTENPVAKIESLMEKRRPWYEETAHLKVDTNGLDGGELAVGILESARYFFSNP, encoded by the coding sequence ATGAACTTGCAGGAACCTCTGCCAAAAAACCTGATTCTCATCGGGTTCATGGGGAGCGGGAAATCAACGGTGGGCCGGGAGCTGCATTCGCGCCTCGGCTACGAACTCGTGGATATGGACACGGTGATCGAGCAGCGGGAGGGCCGCCCGATCAGCCGGATCTTCGAGGAGAAAGGGGAGGAATACTTCCGTGATCTCGAAACCGGGCTGCTGAAGGAACTGCATGAATGCCACTCCGGAGTGAGGCGGATCATTTCCACCGGCGGCGGTGTGGTGGGCCGGGAGGAGAACCGCAGGTTGCTGCGGAACATGGGGTATGTGGTGTGGCTCCACGCGCCGGTTGACGTGGTTTATGAAAGGACATCCCGGAACCGGGAACGTCCGCTGCTCCAGACCGAGAACCCGGTGGCAAAGATCGAGTCCCTCATGGAGAAGCGGAGGCCGTGGTATGAGGAAACCGCCCACCTGAAGGTGGACACCAATGGTCTGGACGGCGGAGAACTGGCGGTCGGCATTTTGGAGAGCGCCCGCTACTTTTTCTCGAACCCATGA
- a CDS encoding SRPBCC family protein — protein MKVHVLRQEQRLPISREVAWDFFSTPRNLAHLTPADAGFEVTYLSSERVHDGQIITYKAEVLPLFSMTWVTEIRCVEEGVSFVDEQLLGPYCLWHHRHTFEEIEGGVLVTDLVHYAMPMGIIGELARWLFVGKKLERVFDYRRKVLEGKFGTM, from the coding sequence ATGAAAGTCCACGTCCTCCGGCAGGAGCAGCGTCTGCCCATTTCCCGGGAGGTCGCCTGGGATTTTTTCTCCACCCCGCGGAATCTGGCGCATCTTACGCCGGCGGATGCGGGTTTTGAAGTTACCTATCTTTCGTCGGAAAGGGTGCACGACGGTCAGATCATCACCTACAAGGCGGAGGTGCTGCCCCTGTTTTCCATGACCTGGGTGACCGAGATCCGGTGCGTGGAGGAAGGGGTGTCATTCGTGGACGAGCAACTGCTCGGCCCCTACTGCCTGTGGCATCACCGCCATACGTTCGAGGAAATCGAAGGCGGGGTGCTGGTGACGGACCTCGTCCACTACGCGATGCCGATGGGCATCATCGGGGAGTTGGCGCGGTGGCTTTTCGTCGGGAAGAAGCTGGAAAGGGTGTTCGACTACCGGAGAAAGGTGCTGGAGGGGAAATTCGGGACGATGTGA
- a CDS encoding glutamate-5-semialdehyde dehydrogenase, whose protein sequence is MSTLQETIHEMGRNARQASYRLSQLSSDQKNAILHAMAAELRARVPSLLEANALDIAAGEAKGLSGAMLDRLRLDEKRVEAIAAGIDQVATLPDPVGQVMDDWSRPNGIRIQQVRVPIGTIGIIYESRPNVTADAAVLCFKTGNATILRGGSEAIHSNRAIADALQAGGAAAGLPDHAIQLIPFTDRESVTILAQMDKWLDLIIPRGGKGLIETVVSQARMPVIKHYDGICHLYADKDLDEDVAVTLAVNSKTQKPGVCNALEDLLVHRDVAETFLPKAAAALRKKGVQLRGCDRTLAILPDVVPATEEDWTTEFLDLILAVKVVDSMEEAIDRINTNGSHHTDVIATRDSATAEQFLRDVHSACVFHNVSSRFADGGEFGFGAEIGISTDKLHARGPMGLRELTSYQYRVRGEGQVKG, encoded by the coding sequence ATGTCCACCCTCCAGGAAACCATCCACGAAATGGGCCGCAACGCGCGGCAGGCCTCCTACCGGCTGTCCCAGCTCAGCAGCGACCAGAAGAACGCCATCCTGCATGCGATGGCGGCGGAACTGCGTGCCCGGGTGCCGTCCCTGCTGGAGGCGAACGCGCTGGACATCGCGGCGGGCGAGGCGAAGGGCCTTTCCGGAGCCATGCTGGACCGGCTGCGGCTGGATGAAAAGCGCGTCGAAGCAATCGCGGCGGGCATCGACCAGGTGGCCACGCTGCCGGATCCGGTGGGACAGGTGATGGATGACTGGAGCCGTCCGAACGGCATCCGCATCCAGCAGGTGCGCGTGCCCATCGGCACCATCGGGATTATCTACGAGAGCCGTCCGAACGTGACGGCGGACGCCGCAGTCCTCTGCTTCAAGACCGGCAATGCAACCATCCTGCGGGGTGGCAGCGAGGCCATCCACTCGAACCGAGCCATCGCGGATGCGTTGCAGGCAGGCGGCGCGGCTGCGGGGCTGCCGGACCATGCCATCCAGCTCATCCCTTTCACGGACCGGGAAAGCGTCACCATCCTCGCGCAGATGGACAAGTGGCTGGACCTCATCATTCCCCGGGGTGGCAAAGGCCTCATCGAGACAGTCGTCTCCCAGGCCCGCATGCCGGTCATCAAACACTACGACGGCATTTGCCACCTCTACGCGGACAAGGACCTCGATGAGGACGTGGCGGTGACGCTGGCGGTCAACTCGAAGACCCAGAAGCCCGGTGTGTGCAATGCGCTCGAGGACCTTCTCGTCCACCGGGATGTGGCGGAAACCTTCCTGCCAAAGGCGGCCGCCGCCCTGCGGAAAAAAGGCGTCCAGCTTCGTGGTTGCGATCGCACGCTGGCCATCCTGCCGGACGTGGTGCCCGCCACGGAGGAGGACTGGACCACGGAGTTCCTCGACCTGATCCTGGCGGTCAAGGTGGTGGATTCCATGGAGGAAGCCATCGACCGGATTAATACGAACGGCTCCCACCATACGGACGTCATCGCCACCCGTGACAGCGCGACGGCGGAGCAATTCCTGCGGGACGTGCACTCCGCCTGTGTCTTCCACAATGTTTCCAGCCGCTTCGCGGATGGCGGGGAGTTCGGCTTCGGCGCGGAGATCGGCATTTCCACCGACAAGCTGCACGCCCGCGGGCCGATGGGCCTGCGGGAGCTGACCAGCTACCAGTATCGCGTGCGGGGTGAGGGGCAGGTGAAAGGCTGA
- a CDS encoding DUF3142 domain-containing protein has product MRFFLLTLILSLLAACGKRVPAPRVEILPQQPAAFWVWHRSSPLTAEEIASLEAAGTTELFWQAVETGWKDGRWQSARIAEPMAAVPDVTIIPVFRIKPDAAFLGDPAAAATFARMVRLWTGDTSIPEIQLDFDCPDRLLAAYGGFLQSVAGELPGTRISITALASWPRSPQFAKLARSVHRMAPMFYDLHPDKPEDVVKGSFRPIADGEDIALVKAWRSCPVPWHAGLPNFERVTVFRPDGKLAGHLRGWDHDAVFFNPALKAEPLGGGVTRFVVTADTTISGNPVAAGSILCHRAPDPDSLAALGEAARTHGASGMLYFTLPGPGIQATHPAPHFSESTAVRPELTILLDGSIRLTNAGTDGIPPRPCDPENPASPGWHVVIESSSVGAFRSGSTGDFPKISVPGNVPPEMSTRLHLHFSKLPPGGSLTSGPLLKAPGEVTWSLEPHVSGRSVKFP; this is encoded by the coding sequence GTGCGGTTTTTCCTCCTCACCCTCATCCTGTCTCTGCTGGCCGCATGCGGAAAGCGGGTCCCCGCTCCTCGGGTGGAGATCCTGCCACAGCAACCCGCGGCGTTTTGGGTCTGGCACCGGTCCTCCCCGCTGACCGCAGAGGAGATCGCGTCGCTGGAGGCTGCCGGGACCACGGAGCTTTTCTGGCAGGCCGTGGAGACGGGATGGAAGGACGGCCGGTGGCAGTCCGCCCGCATCGCCGAACCCATGGCCGCGGTCCCGGACGTCACCATCATCCCGGTGTTCCGCATCAAGCCGGACGCGGCGTTCCTCGGAGATCCCGCAGCGGCGGCCACCTTCGCCCGCATGGTCCGGCTGTGGACGGGTGATACCTCAATACCGGAGATCCAGCTCGACTTCGACTGCCCGGACCGGTTGCTGGCGGCTTATGGCGGCTTCCTACAATCAGTGGCCGGTGAGCTTCCGGGAACCCGCATTTCCATCACCGCGCTGGCCTCCTGGCCGCGGAGTCCGCAGTTCGCCAAGCTGGCCCGCTCCGTCCACCGGATGGCACCGATGTTCTATGACCTGCATCCGGACAAACCGGAGGACGTCGTGAAAGGATCGTTCCGCCCGATCGCGGACGGGGAAGACATCGCGCTGGTCAAAGCATGGCGGAGCTGTCCGGTGCCGTGGCATGCGGGGCTGCCGAACTTCGAACGGGTCACGGTTTTCCGGCCGGATGGCAAACTGGCCGGCCACCTGCGCGGCTGGGACCATGACGCGGTGTTTTTCAATCCGGCGCTGAAGGCGGAACCGCTTGGGGGCGGAGTCACCCGGTTCGTCGTCACGGCGGACACCACCATTTCCGGAAACCCAGTCGCCGCCGGTTCCATCCTCTGCCATCGCGCACCGGATCCGGATTCGTTGGCGGCGCTGGGGGAGGCGGCGCGGACCCATGGCGCGTCCGGCATGCTTTACTTCACACTGCCCGGCCCGGGCATCCAGGCCACCCATCCCGCACCGCACTTCTCGGAAAGTACGGCTGTGCGTCCGGAGTTGACCATTCTCCTGGACGGAAGCATCCGGCTGACGAATGCCGGCACGGATGGCATCCCGCCTAGACCCTGTGATCCGGAGAACCCGGCGTCCCCCGGTTGGCATGTCGTGATCGAATCATCTTCGGTGGGGGCTTTCCGCTCCGGATCGACGGGGGATTTCCCCAAGATTTCAGTCCCCGGGAACGTTCCACCGGAGATGTCCACGCGCCTGCACCTCCACTTTTCCAAGCTGCCGCCAGGTGGCTCGCTCACTTCCGGTCCGCTGCTGAAAGCTCCCGGCGAAGTGACCTGGAGCCTGGAACCGCATGTCTCCGGACGCTCTGTGAAATTTCCGTGA
- a CDS encoding addiction module protein: MIALDELKKLPIEERRHIVEELAKSIEEDENFPESPELLEELDRRMADYHADPSSAVPWETVKAKLLERSAS, translated from the coding sequence ATGATCGCGCTGGACGAGTTGAAGAAACTTCCGATCGAAGAGCGGCGCCATATTGTTGAGGAACTTGCGAAATCCATTGAGGAGGATGAGAATTTTCCGGAGTCCCCGGAGTTGCTCGAAGAACTGGACCGGCGTATGGCGGATTACCATGCGGATCCGTCCTCGGCGGTGCCGTGGGAAACGGTGAAAGCCAAACTTCTGGAGCGCAGTGCATCATAG